From the genome of Paracoccus seriniphilus, one region includes:
- a CDS encoding purine-nucleoside phosphorylase, translating into MSKSAELADFIRDKAGDQPPEYGLILGSGLGHLSQQVEGVAIPYDQLDGFPHAGVSGHVPQLVIGTLEGRRVAVFGGRAHYYESGRADAMRLPLETLAALGCQKLLLTNAAGSLRTDIAPGGLMLLADHIAFAGNNPLIGEKSDARFVPMTMAHDPEIRAALGQAAQQEDVELPEGVYCWFSGPSFETPAEIRAAQVLGADAVGMSTVPEIILGRFLGLRCAAISVITNMGAGLSDESISHEHTKAMAPLGAAKLEKLLRRFLRDHDRD; encoded by the coding sequence ATGTCAAAGAGCGCTGAACTTGCTGATTTCATCCGTGACAAGGCCGGGGATCAGCCCCCCGAATACGGATTGATCCTGGGCTCGGGCCTGGGTCATCTTTCGCAGCAGGTCGAAGGGGTCGCCATCCCCTATGACCAACTGGACGGCTTTCCTCATGCCGGGGTTTCGGGTCATGTGCCACAACTGGTCATCGGCACGCTGGAAGGACGGCGAGTCGCGGTATTCGGCGGGCGGGCGCATTACTATGAATCAGGACGCGCCGATGCCATGCGGCTGCCGCTGGAAACCCTGGCGGCGCTTGGCTGCCAGAAGTTGCTGCTGACCAATGCCGCCGGTTCACTGCGCACCGATATCGCCCCGGGCGGCCTGATGCTGCTGGCCGATCACATTGCCTTTGCGGGCAACAACCCGCTGATCGGCGAAAAGAGCGATGCGCGCTTTGTGCCGATGACCATGGCCCATGACCCCGAGATACGGGCGGCACTCGGGCAGGCGGCACAGCAGGAAGACGTCGAATTGCCAGAGGGAGTCTATTGCTGGTTCTCGGGCCCCAGTTTTGAAACCCCCGCTGAAATCCGCGCCGCACAGGTTCTGGGGGCAGATGCGGTGGGCATGTCCACCGTGCCCGAGATCATTCTGGGCCGTTTTCTGGGGCTGCGGTGCGCGGCCATTTCGGTGATCACCAATATGGGTGCCGGGCTGAGCGATGAATCGATCAGCCATGAACATACCAAGGCCATGGCTCCTCTGGGCGCGGCCAAGCTGGAAAAGCTGCTGCGCCGCTTTCTGCGTGATCACGACCGCGACTGA
- a CDS encoding ABC transporter permease yields the protein MDFNTIIQILDSAVRLMTPLLLACLAGLYSERSGVFDIGLEGKMLMAAFTAASVAYATGNAWLGLAAGIAGSMALSLIHGLASITFMGNQLISGVAINFLASGLTVLLGQKIFGLGGRTPSLTGGGRFGEITLPFADAMRDIPFIGPIYAELLSGHTALVYIAFLCVPLTWWILSRTRFGLRLRAVGENPASVDTAGVSVTRLRYAAIAICGLLCGLAGAYLATGLSAGFVKEMSAGRGFIALAALIFAKWRPWNALFATFLFGLLEAIANRYPNLDLGVITIPSMFMNALPYILTVIILAGFVGRAIPPRAGGEPYVKER from the coding sequence ATGGATTTCAACACGATCATTCAGATCCTCGACAGCGCGGTGCGCCTGATGACGCCGCTTTTGCTGGCCTGTCTTGCCGGGCTTTATTCCGAACGTTCGGGCGTCTTTGACATCGGGCTGGAAGGCAAGATGCTGATGGCGGCCTTTACCGCGGCCTCGGTCGCCTATGCCACGGGGAATGCCTGGCTGGGCTTGGCGGCGGGAATTGCCGGTTCCATGGCCCTGTCGCTGATTCACGGGCTGGCCTCGATCACCTTCATGGGGAACCAGCTGATTTCCGGCGTCGCCATCAATTTCCTCGCCTCGGGGCTGACCGTCCTGCTGGGGCAAAAGATATTCGGACTTGGCGGGCGCACACCATCGCTGACCGGAGGTGGCCGTTTCGGTGAAATCACCCTGCCCTTCGCGGATGCGATGCGCGATATTCCCTTCATCGGCCCGATCTATGCGGAACTTCTGTCGGGCCACACCGCATTGGTTTATATCGCCTTTCTCTGCGTGCCGCTGACCTGGTGGATCCTGTCGCGGACGCGCTTCGGCCTGCGGCTGCGTGCGGTGGGAGAAAACCCGGCCTCGGTCGATACGGCTGGCGTATCCGTGACCCGGCTGCGCTATGCGGCCATTGCCATATGCGGGCTGCTCTGCGGCCTGGCGGGGGCCTATCTGGCCACCGGCCTGTCGGCGGGCTTCGTCAAGGAGATGTCGGCGGGGCGCGGCTTCATCGCCCTTGCCGCGTTGATCTTTGCCAAATGGCGACCATGGAATGCGCTGTTTGCCACCTTCCTCTTCGGACTGCTGGAGGCCATCGCCAACCGCTATCCGAATCTGGATCTGGGCGTCATCACCATCCCTTCGATGTTCATGAATGCCCTGCCCTATATCCTGACCGTGATCATCCTTGCCGGCTTTGTCGGCCGCGCAATCCCGCCGCGCGCGGGTGGAGAACCCTATGTCAAAGAGCGCTGA
- a CDS encoding ABC transporter permease encodes MDKMPKWADVILTPLISLLLAMAISALVILAIGESPWLALKTMVDGALGSSYGWGFTLYYTTNFIFTGLAVAVAYHASLFNIGGEGQAMLGGLGVALVLLYLPLPHWALALPVAMIGAAVLGAAWALIPAWLQAKRGSHIVITTIMFNFIAAALMNYVLVNVLRPVGSMDPASARFPESTHLPSLSDLALGLGVEWGKHTPANVTFFVALLACLLVWALIWRTRLGYEIRALGRSEPAAMYAGISPVRITVVTMLISGGLAGLMAINNVMGESERLVLNSVEGAGFIGIAVALMGRNHPFGVFLAALLFGFLYQGGGELALWTSIPRELIIVIQALVILFTGALDNMVRMPLERLFLAMRNKRGDT; translated from the coding sequence ATGGACAAGATGCCGAAATGGGCCGATGTGATCCTGACGCCCCTGATCTCGCTACTGCTGGCCATGGCGATTTCCGCATTGGTCATCCTGGCCATTGGCGAAAGCCCGTGGCTGGCCCTCAAGACCATGGTCGATGGCGCGCTTGGGTCCAGCTATGGCTGGGGCTTCACGCTGTATTACACCACCAATTTCATCTTCACCGGCCTGGCCGTCGCGGTGGCCTATCATGCCAGCCTGTTCAATATCGGCGGCGAAGGTCAGGCGATGCTGGGCGGGCTGGGCGTGGCGCTGGTGCTGCTCTATCTGCCCTTGCCGCATTGGGCGCTCGCCCTGCCCGTCGCCATGATCGGCGCGGCGGTTCTTGGCGCGGCATGGGCACTGATCCCGGCCTGGCTGCAGGCCAAGCGCGGCAGCCATATCGTGATCACGACGATCATGTTCAACTTCATCGCAGCGGCGCTGATGAACTATGTGCTGGTCAATGTCCTGCGCCCCGTGGGCAGCATGGACCCGGCCTCGGCCCGTTTTCCGGAATCGACCCATCTGCCCAGCCTGTCTGATCTGGCGTTGGGTCTGGGCGTTGAATGGGGCAAGCACACGCCGGCCAATGTGACCTTCTTTGTCGCGCTGCTGGCCTGTCTGCTGGTCTGGGCACTGATCTGGCGCACACGCCTTGGTTATGAAATCCGCGCCCTCGGACGTTCGGAACCGGCAGCCATGTATGCCGGTATCTCGCCGGTGCGGATCACCGTGGTGACGATGCTGATTTCCGGCGGGCTGGCGGGTCTGATGGCCATCAACAACGTCATGGGGGAATCCGAACGTCTGGTGCTGAATTCGGTCGAGGGCGCGGGCTTCATCGGCATCGCCGTGGCGCTGATGGGGCGAAACCATCCCTTTGGTGTGTTCCTGGCGGCGCTGCTGTTTGGCTTTCTCTACCAGGGCGGGGGCGAACTGGCCCTGTGGACCAGCATTCCGCGCGAATTGATCATCGTCATTCAGGCATTGGTCATCCTGTTCACTGGCGCACTGGACAATATGGTGCGCATGCCGCTGGAGCGGCTGTTCCTTGCGATGCGCAACAAGCGAGGAGATACGTGA
- a CDS encoding ABC transporter ATP-binding protein, with product MAAPAKHAGGRSDAAAPYAIELRGISKAFGAVQANRNIDLRVPKGSIHGIIGENGAGKSTLMSILYGFYRPDRGEILVNGEKLTISDSQAAIRAGIGMVFQHFKLVQNFTVLENIILGAEDGALLRPSLAKARGVLRDLATEYQLNVDPDERIEELSVGHQQRVEILKALYRHADILILDEPTGVLTPAEADHLFRILEGLKAEGKTIILITHKLREIMDITDNVSVMRRGEMVASVKTAQTSPEELAELMVGRKVLLSVDKTPAKPGKPVLEVRDLKMVDDEGVERLRGISFDIRAGEILGIAGVSGNGQTQLLELLGGYPEKGSKVGGSIRMNGEKLDLTGTRSDAATRRQRGIGHVPEDRQVEGLIMDFTAWENVAFGYHQEPEFNRGFLMDNAAIRADAEAKMERFDVRPRNPNLAARNFSGGNQQKIVVAREIERNPDLLLIGQPTRGVDIGAIEFIHKRIVELRDAGKAILLVSVELDEILSLSDRVAVMFDGRIMGERLPENTTTGELGLLMAGITDTEHHSPDEGIPPETQHVDRLPEGGA from the coding sequence ATGGCAGCGCCTGCGAAACATGCCGGGGGGCGGTCGGACGCGGCCGCCCCCTATGCCATCGAACTGCGCGGGATCTCGAAGGCATTCGGGGCCGTGCAGGCGAACAGGAATATCGATCTGCGTGTTCCCAAAGGCAGCATCCACGGGATCATCGGAGAAAACGGCGCGGGAAAATCCACGCTGATGTCGATCCTCTACGGGTTCTACAGACCCGACCGGGGCGAGATTCTGGTCAATGGCGAGAAGCTGACCATCTCGGACAGTCAGGCCGCCATCCGCGCCGGGATCGGCATGGTGTTCCAGCATTTCAAGCTGGTGCAGAACTTCACCGTGCTGGAGAACATCATCCTTGGGGCCGAGGATGGCGCCCTGCTGCGCCCCTCTCTGGCCAAGGCGCGTGGGGTGCTGCGCGATCTGGCAACCGAGTATCAGTTGAATGTCGACCCGGACGAGCGAATCGAGGAACTGTCCGTCGGACACCAGCAGCGGGTCGAGATTCTCAAGGCGCTGTATCGCCACGCCGACATCCTCATTCTGGACGAACCGACTGGCGTTCTGACCCCGGCCGAGGCCGACCACCTGTTCCGGATTCTGGAAGGTCTGAAGGCCGAGGGAAAGACCATCATCCTGATCACGCACAAGCTGCGCGAGATCATGGATATCACCGACAATGTCAGCGTGATGCGGCGCGGCGAAATGGTGGCCTCGGTCAAGACGGCGCAAACCAGCCCCGAAGAACTGGCCGAACTGATGGTGGGCCGCAAGGTTCTGCTCAGCGTGGACAAGACGCCCGCCAAACCGGGCAAGCCGGTGCTGGAAGTGCGCGACCTGAAGATGGTCGATGACGAGGGCGTGGAACGACTGCGCGGCATCAGTTTCGACATAAGGGCCGGGGAAATTCTGGGCATCGCGGGGGTCAGCGGCAATGGCCAGACGCAACTGCTGGAATTGCTGGGTGGCTATCCCGAAAAGGGCAGCAAGGTCGGCGGCAGCATCCGCATGAACGGCGAAAAGCTGGACCTGACGGGCACACGATCCGATGCGGCCACCCGGCGGCAACGCGGCATCGGCCATGTCCCCGAAGACCGGCAGGTCGAAGGTCTGATCATGGATTTCACCGCTTGGGAGAATGTCGCCTTCGGCTATCATCAGGAGCCGGAATTCAATCGCGGTTTCCTGATGGACAATGCCGCGATACGCGCGGATGCCGAGGCCAAGATGGAACGTTTCGACGTGCGGCCACGCAACCCCAACCTTGCCGCGCGCAATTTCTCGGGCGGGAACCAGCAAAAGATCGTTGTCGCGCGCGAGATCGAACGCAATCCCGACCTGCTGCTGATCGGCCAGCCCACGCGCGGCGTCGATATCGGCGCGATCGAGTTCATCCACAAACGCATCGTCGAATTGCGTGACGCCGGAAAGGCGATCCTGCTGGTCAGCGTCGAGTTGGACGAGATCCTGTCGCTGTCGGACCGCGTGGCCGTCATGTTCGACGGGCGCATCATGGGCGAACGGCTGCCCGAGAACACCACGACCGGGGAACTGGGCCTGCTGATGGCAGGGATTACCGATACCGAACATCACAGCCCTGATGAGGGGATCCCGCCCGAGACCCAGCATGTGGACAGACTGCCCGAGGGAGGCGCCTGA
- a CDS encoding BMP family lipoprotein: protein MTLMNSLLAGTALIALASGAAMADPALIYDLGGKFDKSFNEAAYAGAKRWTEETGGSYKELEMQSEAQREQALRRLAETGANPIVMTGFAFSDVLTKIAPDYPDTKFAIIDMVVDQPNVQSVVFAEEQGSYLAGVMAAMKSQSDVVGFIGGMDIPLIHKFECGYAQGFKAVKPEGKVLVNYTGTTPAAWNDPVKGGELAKAQKSQGADVIYAAAGGTGIGVLQAAADLGILSIGVDSNQNHLHPGQVLTSMVKRVDNAVYDAFMAGTDLEPGVRVMDLKAEGVGVAIDDNNKDLVTPEIQAAVDEAAAKIGSGEIMVHDYMTDSSCPVE, encoded by the coding sequence ATGACCTTGATGAATTCCCTTCTGGCGGGAACCGCATTGATCGCACTGGCATCCGGTGCCGCCATGGCCGACCCGGCGTTGATCTATGACCTTGGCGGGAAATTCGACAAATCCTTCAACGAGGCAGCCTATGCCGGCGCGAAACGCTGGACCGAGGAAACCGGCGGCAGCTACAAGGAACTGGAAATGCAGTCCGAGGCACAGCGCGAACAGGCCTTGCGTCGGCTGGCCGAAACTGGCGCCAACCCGATCGTGATGACCGGCTTTGCCTTCAGTGACGTGCTGACCAAGATTGCCCCTGACTATCCCGACACGAAATTCGCGATCATCGACATGGTGGTCGATCAGCCCAATGTCCAATCGGTCGTCTTCGCCGAGGAACAGGGCAGCTATCTGGCTGGCGTGATGGCCGCCATGAAATCCCAGTCGGATGTGGTCGGCTTCATCGGCGGCATGGACATTCCGCTGATCCACAAGTTCGAATGCGGCTATGCGCAGGGCTTCAAGGCCGTGAAGCCCGAAGGCAAGGTGCTGGTCAACTATACCGGCACGACCCCGGCCGCCTGGAACGACCCCGTGAAAGGGGGCGAACTGGCCAAGGCACAGAAATCGCAAGGCGCTGACGTGATCTATGCAGCTGCCGGCGGAACGGGCATCGGTGTCCTTCAGGCCGCGGCGGATCTGGGCATCCTGTCCATTGGCGTGGACAGCAACCAGAACCACCTGCACCCCGGTCAGGTTCTGACCTCGATGGTCAAGCGCGTCGACAATGCCGTCTATGATGCATTCATGGCGGGAACCGATCTGGAGCCGGGCGTGAGGGTCATGGACCTGAAGGCCGAAGGCGTCGGGGTGGCCATCGATGACAACAACAAGGATCTGGTGACGCCCGAGATCCAGGCCGCGGTTGACGAGGCCGCCGCCAAGATAGGCTCGGGTGAAATCATGGTTCATGACTACATGACCGACAGCAGCTGCCCGGTCGAGTAA
- a CDS encoding GNAT family N-acetyltransferase, with the protein MTPEDLARLHQRCFDNTPRPWSTDEFSGLLASAGVFLLTRAHGFLLGRAIAGEAELLTLAVDPGHRRMGAGAALTTEFAVAARDLGAETGFLEVAADNIGARALYRRLGWIEAGTRRGYYGAGLDALTLRLEL; encoded by the coding sequence ATGACCCCCGAAGACCTGGCGCGGCTGCATCAACGCTGCTTCGATAACACCCCAAGGCCCTGGTCAACGGATGAATTTTCCGGCCTGCTGGCTTCGGCCGGAGTCTTTCTGTTGACCAGGGCCCATGGTTTTCTGCTGGGTCGGGCCATTGCGGGCGAGGCCGAACTGCTGACCCTTGCGGTTGATCCGGGACACCGCCGGATGGGGGCCGGCGCGGCCCTGACCACCGAATTCGCAGTTGCCGCGCGTGATCTTGGTGCCGAAACCGGATTCCTTGAAGTCGCCGCTGACAACATCGGCGCAAGGGCACTGTATCGGCGACTGGGCTGGATCGAGGCCGGAACCCGGCGCGGCTATTATGGCGCTGGTCTGGATGCCCTGACCTTACGGCTTGAGCTTTGA
- the tsaB gene encoding tRNA (adenosine(37)-N6)-threonylcarbamoyltransferase complex dimerization subunit type 1 TsaB, whose amino-acid sequence MPDAIALGFDTSAAHCAAALLCGDEVLAQSREEMTKGQAERLFPMLGELLTEAGVTWSDLNVLGVGIGPGNFTGIRVSVAAARGLALSLGIPAIGISVTEATAYGIARPCRVAIPARRDQLIWQDFGCDGNGGTEEGQPQQAAAGALPPGPAPASPVVPLAEGIARLALSRRTCPASRPAPLYLRPADAVPPSDPPPVILP is encoded by the coding sequence TTGCCTGACGCGATTGCTCTGGGCTTTGACACATCGGCCGCGCATTGCGCGGCCGCTTTGCTGTGCGGTGACGAGGTTCTGGCCCAAAGCCGGGAAGAGATGACCAAGGGTCAGGCCGAGCGGCTGTTTCCCATGCTGGGCGAACTGCTGACCGAGGCCGGAGTGACATGGTCGGACCTGAATGTGCTTGGCGTCGGGATCGGGCCGGGCAACTTTACCGGCATTCGTGTCTCGGTCGCCGCAGCCCGGGGACTGGCGCTGTCACTGGGCATCCCGGCCATCGGCATCAGCGTGACCGAAGCCACCGCCTATGGTATCGCGCGTCCTTGTCGCGTGGCCATTCCCGCGCGCCGCGATCAGTTGATCTGGCAGGATTTCGGCTGCGACGGAAATGGCGGAACGGAAGAGGGCCAGCCACAGCAAGCTGCGGCCGGCGCGCTGCCGCCCGGCCCCGCGCCGGCTTCGCCGGTGGTTCCACTTGCGGAAGGCATTGCGCGACTGGCCCTGTCGCGCCGGACGTGCCCTGCAAGCCGGCCCGCACCGCTCTATCTGCGCCCGGCCGACGCTGTTCCCCCTTCCGATCCGCCACCCGTCATCCTGCCATGA
- a CDS encoding NifU family protein yields the protein MFIQTETTPNPATLKFLPGETVLGAGTADFPNAEAGQKSPLARRIFAIEGVTAVFLGRDFVTVTKAEDQPWDHLKPSILGAIMEHFQSGADAIEGEDNGSAGHAEHSGPDAEIVGQIKELLDTRVRPAVAQDGGDITFHGFDRGIVYLHMQGACAGCPSSTLTLKMGIENLLRHYIPEVVEVRPVA from the coding sequence ATGTTCATTCAGACCGAGACTACCCCGAACCCCGCGACGCTGAAGTTCCTGCCCGGTGAAACCGTACTGGGCGCGGGCACAGCTGATTTTCCCAATGCCGAAGCCGGACAGAAGTCACCGCTGGCCCGTCGCATCTTTGCGATCGAGGGCGTGACGGCGGTATTTCTGGGCCGCGACTTCGTGACCGTCACCAAGGCCGAGGATCAGCCCTGGGATCACCTGAAGCCGTCCATTCTGGGCGCGATCATGGAGCATTTCCAGTCGGGTGCCGATGCCATCGAGGGCGAAGACAATGGCTCGGCCGGACATGCCGAACATTCCGGCCCCGATGCCGAGATCGTCGGACAGATCAAGGAACTGCTGGACACCCGGGTGCGGCCGGCCGTGGCACAGGATGGTGGCGACATCACCTTCCATGGTTTTGACCGCGGCATCGTCTACCTGCATATGCAGGGTGCCTGCGCGGGATGCCCGTCCTCGACCCTGACCCTGAAAATGGGCATCGAGAACCTGCTGCGTCACTATATCCCCGAGGTCGTCGAGGTGCGTCCCGTTGCCTGA
- a CDS encoding universal stress protein — protein sequence MRKFLVLLDDSHECLNAMRFAAMRAANGGGGVVIMSVIPTADIQHGFGVADVMRAEAHERIEAHFEVFAKWMRSRPRVEPELIIREGDPAEEVIAQIAEDPEIGVVVLGLNSDKSSQNPVLNRLLRDAAALACPITIVPGDIPKERLEAIT from the coding sequence ATGCGTAAATTTCTGGTGCTGCTGGACGACAGCCATGAATGCCTGAATGCAATGCGGTTTGCGGCAATGCGGGCTGCCAATGGCGGGGGAGGCGTCGTGATCATGTCCGTGATACCGACCGCTGACATTCAACACGGATTCGGGGTTGCCGATGTCATGCGCGCCGAAGCCCATGAAAGGATCGAGGCGCATTTCGAGGTTTTTGCCAAATGGATGCGCTCTCGCCCCAGAGTTGAGCCCGAACTGATCATCCGCGAAGGCGACCCTGCCGAGGAGGTCATCGCGCAGATCGCCGAGGATCCCGAAATCGGGGTCGTCGTGCTGGGGCTGAACAGCGACAAGTCCAGCCAGAACCCGGTGCTCAACCGGTTGTTGCGCGATGCTGCGGCGCTGGCATGCCCGATCACGATCGTGCCCGGCGACATCCCCAAGGAACGGCTGGAGGCGATAACCTGA
- a CDS encoding sugar transferase, whose product MASTGLSDRDVTIHHNWDKTQEHRLAALRAPGVGRFIHRSGADEFNPMPLSKRVFDVALVLVLLVPLSLVMFTVALILLVVQGRPIFYSAQRMSAPSRSFTQLKFRTMLLQDGDFGATGAHKHWRITPIGHFLRRTRIDELPQLFNILKGDMSFVGPRPPLREYVERFPAIYTQVLKSRPGVTGLATLIYHRHEDKILARCTSAEATEAAYYRRCLPAKLKIDLIYQRHRNVRMDIWILWHTIKIVISRRDERPRRRRKMSSRRSAG is encoded by the coding sequence ATGGCTTCAACAGGACTATCGGACCGCGATGTGACGATCCACCACAACTGGGACAAGACACAGGAGCACCGTCTGGCCGCGCTGAGAGCGCCCGGAGTGGGCCGGTTCATTCACAGGTCCGGTGCCGATGAGTTCAACCCGATGCCGTTGTCAAAACGGGTTTTCGATGTGGCTCTGGTGTTGGTGTTGCTTGTGCCCTTGTCGCTGGTGATGTTCACCGTGGCCCTGATCCTGCTGGTGGTGCAGGGGCGACCCATCTTCTACTCGGCCCAAAGGATGAGCGCGCCGTCGCGCAGCTTTACCCAGCTGAAATTTCGCACCATGTTGTTGCAGGATGGCGATTTCGGGGCGACCGGCGCGCACAAGCACTGGCGCATCACGCCCATCGGGCATTTCCTGCGCCGCACGCGGATTGACGAATTGCCGCAGCTTTTCAACATCCTGAAAGGCGATATGAGCTTTGTCGGCCCGCGCCCCCCGCTGCGTGAATATGTCGAACGTTTCCCTGCCATCTATACGCAGGTGCTCAAGAGCCGTCCTGGCGTGACGGGGCTGGCGACGCTGATCTATCACCGGCACGAAGACAAGATCCTGGCGCGCTGCACCAGCGCCGAGGCAACCGAGGCGGCCTATTACCGCCGTTGCCTTCCCGCCAAGCTGAAGATCGATCTGATCTATCAGCGTCACCGCAATGTCCGGATGGATATCTGGATTTTGTGGCACACGATCAAGATCGTCATCTCGCGCCGTGACGAACGCCCGCGCCGCCGCCGCAAGATGTCGTCGCGACGCTCAGCCGGGTGA
- the truA gene encoding tRNA pseudouridine(38-40) synthase TruA, whose protein sequence is MPRYALKIEYDGRPFSGWQAQADQPSVQQAVEEALGWLDPGFAAGARIAAAGRTDAGVHATGQVAHADMQRNWDPFRLGEALNFHLKPAPVAILAVAEVPDEFHARFSALERRYLFRLVARRAPVTHLRGQVWQVLNPLDVDAMREGAAHLLGRHDFTTFRSSICQAQSPVKTMDEITIESLPLPNGQEYRFYLRARSFLHNQVRSIVGTLERVGAGSWKPERVKEALEARDRAACGPVCPPHGLYLSGVSYPQDPFADRESPG, encoded by the coding sequence ATGCCCAGATATGCGCTAAAGATCGAATATGACGGACGACCGTTTTCCGGCTGGCAGGCACAGGCCGATCAGCCTTCGGTTCAGCAGGCCGTAGAAGAGGCGTTGGGATGGCTTGATCCCGGTTTCGCCGCCGGAGCCAGGATAGCCGCGGCCGGGCGGACCGATGCCGGTGTACATGCCACCGGACAGGTGGCCCATGCCGACATGCAGCGCAACTGGGATCCCTTCCGTCTGGGCGAGGCCCTGAACTTTCATCTGAAACCGGCGCCGGTCGCGATACTGGCCGTGGCCGAAGTGCCCGATGAGTTTCATGCGAGGTTTTCGGCGCTGGAGCGGCGCTATCTGTTCCGGCTGGTGGCGCGGCGTGCGCCGGTGACACATCTGCGTGGTCAGGTCTGGCAAGTCCTGAACCCGCTGGATGTCGATGCCATGCGAGAAGGCGCGGCGCATCTGTTGGGGCGGCACGATTTTACCACCTTCCGTTCATCCATCTGTCAGGCGCAGAGTCCGGTCAAGACGATGGACGAAATCACCATCGAAAGCCTTCCCCTTCCCAATGGCCAGGAATACCGCTTCTACCTGCGCGCAAGGTCGTTCCTGCACAATCAGGTCCGGTCAATCGTCGGCACGCTGGAACGGGTGGGTGCAGGATCATGGAAGCCTGAACGGGTCAAAGAGGCCCTTGAGGCCCGCGACCGCGCGGCCTGCGGCCCGGTATGTCCTCCACATGGTCTGTATCTCTCGGGGGTCAGCTATCCGCAGGATCCCTTCGCAGATCGCGAATCACCCGGCTGA
- a CDS encoding 5-bromo-4-chloroindolyl phosphate hydrolysis family protein, with amino-acid sequence MMAQRYGGRHSPDSSGHDPAQRLTTGARLHRLSSRPKWVTIAAVPFLFSAFFQPPVGMVMNLAGFGLIAAGMWLTRDGLAAQAAYDARPTARAPAIPRKLFGGVLAGLGLGLGAAEPGAIAGAALIGIAGFALHLLAFGADPMKAKGMDGTDDFQADRAARMIEDGEAHLSQMLEAIRRIGDRRLEARVMSFAATVEDLFDQVRSDPRDLSAARRYLGVYLQGARDATRKFGNIYARSRDAQTRSAYEAFLDDLENDFKARSEKLLDGDRDDLTIEISVLRERLQREGVRPARDDGETAQLTSEDARTMDDLLSRNETLHSRKPR; translated from the coding sequence ATGATGGCACAGCGTTATGGCGGACGTCATTCGCCCGATTCCAGCGGTCACGACCCCGCGCAGCGCCTGACCACAGGCGCCCGGCTGCACCGGCTGTCGTCGCGCCCGAAGTGGGTCACCATCGCGGCGGTTCCCTTTCTGTTCAGCGCGTTCTTCCAGCCACCGGTCGGAATGGTGATGAATCTTGCCGGGTTTGGTCTGATTGCTGCCGGCATGTGGCTGACCCGCGACGGGCTGGCCGCGCAGGCCGCCTATGACGCGCGCCCCACCGCACGTGCGCCCGCCATCCCGCGCAAGCTGTTTGGCGGTGTTCTGGCCGGTCTGGGGCTGGGTCTGGGCGCCGCGGAACCGGGGGCGATTGCGGGGGCTGCCCTGATCGGCATCGCCGGATTCGCGTTGCATCTTCTGGCCTTCGGTGCCGATCCGATGAAGGCCAAGGGCATGGATGGCACCGATGATTTCCAGGCCGACCGCGCCGCGCGAATGATCGAGGATGGCGAAGCGCATCTGTCCCAGATGCTCGAGGCGATCCGGCGCATTGGTGATCGGCGGCTGGAGGCTCGCGTCATGAGCTTTGCCGCAACGGTGGAAGACCTGTTCGATCAGGTGCGCAGCGATCCGCGCGATCTTTCGGCCGCGCGACGCTATCTTGGCGTCTATTTGCAGGGTGCCCGCGATGCGACCCGGAAATTCGGAAATATCTATGCCAGATCGCGCGATGCCCAGACCCGCAGCGCCTATGAGGCTTTTCTGGATGATCTGGAAAATGATTTCAAAGCACGTTCCGAGAAATTGCTGGACGGTGACCGCGACGATCTGACCATCGAAATCTCGGTGCTGCGCGAACGACTGCAACGCGAAGGCGTCCGCCCTGCAAGGGACGACGGCGAAACCGCGCAACTGACCAGCGAGGACGCCCGGACGATGGACGATCTGCTGTCACGAAACGAAACCCTGCATTCAAGAAAGCCGCGCTGA